Below is a genomic region from Cellulomonas sp. P24.
CGTGTGCTCGGGCTGACGAACTGGTCGGCCGAGACGTTTCCTCTTGCGGAGACCGTCGCGCCGGCGATCTCGCTCCTCGAGGGGGTGCTCGTGTCGGGCGAGGTGGGCGTCGCGAAGCCTGACCCCACGATCTTCGCGCTGCTCGGCGACCGGTTCGGGCTCGACCCCGCCAGGACGGTGGTCGCCGACGACTCCCTCGCCAACGTCGAGGCGGCGCGGACGGCTGGGTACGTGGGCCTGCTGTTCGAGGACGCCGACACGCTCCGGCGCGACCTCGTGGCCGTGGGGGGTCCTCCCGTGACGGTCAGACGTCGGCGTCCCCGGTCGACGGCGAGGGACGAGCCGTCCGGCGCCTAGGATCGACGCCATGCGTCTGCTCTTCGCCGGCACCCCCGCGGTCGCCGTTCCCGTCCTCGAGGCCCTGCTCGACTCGGAGCACGAGGTCGTGGCGGTGCTCACCCGTCCCGATGCGGCGAGCGGTCGTGGCCGCACGGTCTCGGCGAGCCCCGTGAAGCAGCGCGCGCTCGAGGCCGGGATCGAGGTGCTGACCCCCA
It encodes:
- a CDS encoding HAD family phosphatase, which encodes MADAAAGRRIDTVVFDLGNVLIRWDPRAPFVGRMDPVDVTRFFTEVDFASFNHEQDRGRSWADAREWLAARHPGHLRALDLYITHFRDSLRGPVPGSDDLVRDVRAAGRRVLGLTNWSAETFPLAETVAPAISLLEGVLVSGEVGVAKPDPTIFALLGDRFGLDPARTVVADDSLANVEAARTAGYVGLLFEDADTLRRDLVAVGGPPVTVRRRRPRSTARDEPSGA